The following proteins are encoded in a genomic region of Ctenopharyngodon idella isolate HZGC_01 chromosome 12, HZGC01, whole genome shotgun sequence:
- the LOC127523213 gene encoding L-seryl-tRNA(Sec) kinase isoform X2 yields MSPAPACLCVLCGLPAAGKSRLALELRGHAHRLGWTTLLVTYDELIPARDWQETEWKQHRKTVLMCLERFLRQTHTLSDQTQTHTLSDQTQTHTLSDQTQTHTLSDQTQTHTLSDQTQTHTLSDQTHTLSDSDDDVWMRFEQMLQQQSISHTHSHSHSQPLVLLLDDNFYYQSMRYQIHQLARKYGVGFCQVFLHCPLHVCLQRNQQRSQTVPDEVLLHVCERMEPPNLSRNRWEQQSLTLDGTDRITDADLQKLMDLLASALENPLRRQTDRSVHPAFFIRLIRPADVWFLRSWHRLAKRRRLQMC; encoded by the exons ATGTCTCCCGCACCTGCGTGCCTTTGCGTTCTGTGCGGTTTACCGGCGGCGGGGAAATCCCGTCTGGCGCTGGAGCTGCGGGGTCACGCGCACAGACTCGGCTGGACTACGCTGCTCGTGACGTATGACGAACTGATCCCAGCGCGCGACTGGCAAGAG acTGAATGGAAGCAGCACAGGAAGACGGTTCTGATGTGTCTGGAGAGATTCCTGCGTCAGACTCACACACTCTCGGATCAGACTCAGACTCACACACTCTCGGATCAGACTCAgactcacacactctcagatCAGACTCAGACTCACACACTCTCGGATCAGACTCAGACTCACACACTCTCGGATCAGACTCAGACTCACACACTCTCGGATCAgactcacacactctcagacAGCGATGATGACGTCTGGATGCGCTTCGAGCAGATGCTGCAGCAGCAGAgcatctctcacacacactcacactcacactcgcAGCCGCTCGTCCTGCTGCTGGACGACAACTTCTACTACCAGAGCATGAGATACCAGATCCACCAGCTGGCCAGAAAGT ATGGTGTGGGTTTCTGCCAGGTGTTCCTGCACTGTCCACTGCATGTGTGTCTCCAGAGGAACCAGCAGAGATCGCAGACCGTTCCTGATGAAGTGCTGCTGCACGTCTGTGAGCGAATGGAGCCTCCAAACTTGAGCAGAAACCGCTGGGAGCAGCAGAGCCTGACGCTGGACGGCACTGACCGCATCACAGACGCAGACCT GCAGAAGCTGATGGACTTGTTGGCGTCGGCGCTGGAGAACCCATTGAG GAGGCAGACCGACAGATCTGTGCATCCAGCGTTCTTCATCAGGCTGATCAGACCTGCAGACGTCTGGTTTCTCAGGTCATGGCATCGGCTCGCG AAACGCAGGCGTCTCCAGATGTGCTGA
- the acadsb gene encoding short/branched chain specific acyl-CoA dehydrogenase, mitochondrial → MAPAFRMLRQVCDHVTRSRAAVRLLCSRASATETAAHQDTSRPAFPPLQSYSEEESMMRDAVRKFAQERIAPSVSKMDEDSAMDADVISALFQQGLMGIEIGAEYGGTGSKFFSSILVIEELAKVDPSVAVLCDIQNTLINTLLMNLGTEEQKERYLPRLTSDTVGSFCLSEAESGSDAFSLKTKAEKQKDYYIINGSKMWISNAEHAGVFLVMANAEPAAGYRGITCFIVDRDTEGLHIGRKENKLGLRASSTCPLTFDNMKVHEKNILGKVGHGYKYAIGMLNGGRIGIAAQMLGLAQGCFDHTVPYTRQRIQFGKRIFDFQGLQHQIAHVATQLEAARLLTYNAARLREAGRPFIKEACMAKYFSAEVATLTTSKCIEWMGGVGFTKDYPIEKYYRDCKIGTIYEGTANIQLSTMAKMIDQEYNG, encoded by the exons ATGGCGCCCGCTTTCAGAATGCTGCGACAG GTGTGTGATCATGTGACCCGCTCGCGCGCCGCCGTCAGACTCTTGTGTTCACGCGCATCGGCCACAGAAACCGCAGCGCATCAGGACACGAGCAGACCTGCGTTCCCGCCGCTGCAGAGCTACTCCGAGGAGGAGAGCATGATGAGAGACGCCG TGAGGAAGTTTGCTCAGGAACGCATCGCTCCATCTGTTTCCAAGATGGATGAAGACTCGGCCATGGATGCAGACGTGATCAGCGCTCTGTTCCAGCAGGGT TTAATGGGGATTGAGATCGGAGCAGAGTACGGAGGCACAGGCTCCAAGTTCTTCTCTTCTATTCTGGTGATCGAGGAGCTGGCGAAGGTGGATCCATCCGTGGCTGTGCTGTGCGACATTCAGAACACCCTCATAAACACGCTGCTGATGAACCTGGGGACGGAGGAGCAGAAGGAGCGATACCTGCCGCGTCTCACCAGCGATACG GTCGGCAGCTTCTGCCTGTCAGAGGCGGAGTCGGGCAGCGACGCCTTCTCTCTGAAGACTAAAGCAGAGAAGCAGAAAGATTATTACATCATCAACGGCTCGAAGATGTGGATCAGTAATGCAGAACATGCTGGAGTCTTTCTGGTCATGGCCAACGCAGAACCCGCCGCG GGTTACAGAGGAATCACCTGCTTCATCGTGGACAGAGACACGGAGGGGCTTCACATCGGCAGAAAGGAGAATAAGCTGGGTCTGAGAGCCTCGTCCACCTGTCCTCTGACATTCgacaacatgaag GTTCACGAGAAGAACATTTTGGGGAAAGTCGGTCACGGTTATAAATACGCCATTGGGATGTTGAACGGGGGCCGGATCGGGATTGCAGCACag ATGCTGGGTCTGGCCCAAGGCTGCTTTGATCACACAGTTCCCTACACCAGACAGAGGATTCAGTTCGGCAAACGCATCTTTGACTTCCAG GGTCTGCAGCATCAGATTGCTCACGTCGCCACGCAGCTGGAAGCGGCTCGACTGCTGACCTACAATGCGGCGCGGCTGAGGGAGGCTGGACGGCCCTTCATCAAAGAGGCCTGCATGGCCAAATACTTCTCTGCTGAG GTCGCGACTCTGACCACATCAAAATGCATCGAGTGGATGGGAGGAGTGGGATTCACCAAAGACTATCCCATCGAGAAATACTACAGAGACTGTAAGATCG GAACCATTTATGAGGGAACCGCGAACATCCAGCTGAGCACGATGGCCAAGATGATCGACCAGGAATACAACGGATGA
- the LOC127523213 gene encoding L-seryl-tRNA(Sec) kinase isoform X1 yields MSPAPACLCVLCGLPAAGKSRLALELRGHAHRLGWTTLLVTYDELIPARDWQETEWKQHRKTVLMCLERFLRQTHTLSDQTQTHTLSDQTQTHTLSDQTQTHTLSDQTQTHTLSDQTQTHTLSDQTHTLSDSDDDVWMRFEQMLQQQSISHTHSHSHSQPLVLLLDDNFYYQSMRYQIHQLARKYGVGFCQVFLHCPLHVCLQRNQQRSQTVPDEVLLHVCERMEPPNLSRNRWEQQSLTLDGTDRITDADLQKLMDLLASALENPLRSVQDESQQKEADRQICASSVLHQADQTCRRLVSQVMASARETQASPDVLKALAKELNELKTRFLQDLKKDVLHRMSVFPEEELLMDVTAAFERCTRDCVQTRVKHH; encoded by the exons ATGTCTCCCGCACCTGCGTGCCTTTGCGTTCTGTGCGGTTTACCGGCGGCGGGGAAATCCCGTCTGGCGCTGGAGCTGCGGGGTCACGCGCACAGACTCGGCTGGACTACGCTGCTCGTGACGTATGACGAACTGATCCCAGCGCGCGACTGGCAAGAG acTGAATGGAAGCAGCACAGGAAGACGGTTCTGATGTGTCTGGAGAGATTCCTGCGTCAGACTCACACACTCTCGGATCAGACTCAGACTCACACACTCTCGGATCAGACTCAgactcacacactctcagatCAGACTCAGACTCACACACTCTCGGATCAGACTCAGACTCACACACTCTCGGATCAGACTCAGACTCACACACTCTCGGATCAgactcacacactctcagacAGCGATGATGACGTCTGGATGCGCTTCGAGCAGATGCTGCAGCAGCAGAgcatctctcacacacactcacactcacactcgcAGCCGCTCGTCCTGCTGCTGGACGACAACTTCTACTACCAGAGCATGAGATACCAGATCCACCAGCTGGCCAGAAAGT ATGGTGTGGGTTTCTGCCAGGTGTTCCTGCACTGTCCACTGCATGTGTGTCTCCAGAGGAACCAGCAGAGATCGCAGACCGTTCCTGATGAAGTGCTGCTGCACGTCTGTGAGCGAATGGAGCCTCCAAACTTGAGCAGAAACCGCTGGGAGCAGCAGAGCCTGACGCTGGACGGCACTGACCGCATCACAGACGCAGACCT GCAGAAGCTGATGGACTTGTTGGCGTCGGCGCTGGAGAACCCATTGAGGTCCGTCCAGGATGAGTCGCAGCAGAAG GAGGCAGACCGACAGATCTGTGCATCCAGCGTTCTTCATCAGGCTGATCAGACCTGCAGACGTCTGGTTTCTCAGGTCATGGCATCGGCTCGCG AAACGCAGGCGTCTCCAGATGTGCTGAAGGCTCTTGCTAAAGAGCTGAATGAGCTGAAGACTCGTTTTCTGCAGGATCTGAAGAAGGACGTTCTTCACCGAATGTCTGTTTTCCCAGAGGAGGAACTGCTGATGGACGTGACGGCAGCGTTTGAGCGCTGCACACGAGACTGTGTCCAGACACGAGTAAAACATCACTGA